The Devosia sp. A16 genome includes a window with the following:
- a CDS encoding SIS domain-containing protein, which translates to MRQEVEETPSAIARLLSEGRADFAAAGKALRAADPTAIVTIARGSSDHASSFLKYAIELLAGVPVASVGPSVYSIYGRELKLSGTAAIAISQSGKSPDIVGMTTSAKKNGALTFALTNTPDSPLARASDQTIALRSGEEKSVAATKTFVASVVAGLGLVGNWLEDKALLAALDSLPEVLEEAVHCDWSPLLGALDKHQSLYVLGRGPALAIANEAALKFKETCGIHAEAYSAAEVIHGPARIVEHHFPVLALAARDAAEASVAEVAERLAGQGARVFITSVNATSAERLPFAASGHAITDALALIVSFYGFVEALSRRRGFDPDRPPYLKKVTETI; encoded by the coding sequence ATGCGCCAGGAAGTGGAAGAGACCCCGTCGGCGATCGCCCGCCTGCTTTCGGAGGGCAGGGCAGACTTCGCGGCGGCCGGCAAGGCGCTGCGCGCCGCGGACCCCACCGCTATCGTCACCATTGCACGCGGGTCGTCCGACCACGCTTCCTCGTTCCTCAAATACGCCATCGAACTGCTGGCCGGCGTGCCGGTCGCCTCGGTGGGGCCGTCCGTCTACTCGATCTATGGCCGCGAGCTGAAGCTCAGCGGCACCGCCGCGATCGCCATTTCGCAGTCAGGCAAGAGCCCCGACATCGTCGGCATGACCACCTCGGCGAAAAAGAACGGGGCGCTCACCTTCGCGCTGACCAACACGCCGGATTCGCCGCTCGCCCGGGCGTCGGACCAGACCATCGCGCTGCGTTCCGGCGAGGAGAAGTCGGTTGCCGCTACCAAGACCTTCGTCGCCTCGGTGGTCGCCGGCCTCGGCCTCGTCGGAAACTGGTTGGAGGACAAGGCGTTGCTGGCAGCCTTGGACTCACTTCCTGAAGTCCTCGAGGAGGCAGTGCACTGCGATTGGTCACCGCTGCTGGGGGCGCTCGACAAGCACCAGTCGCTCTACGTCCTCGGTCGTGGCCCGGCTCTCGCCATCGCCAACGAGGCGGCGCTGAAGTTCAAGGAGACGTGCGGCATCCATGCCGAGGCCTATAGCGCAGCCGAGGTGATCCACGGCCCGGCCCGCATCGTCGAACACCATTTCCCGGTCCTTGCGCTGGCCGCCCGCGATGCCGCCGAGGCCTCGGTCGCCGAAGTCGCCGAGCGGCTGGCCGGGCAGGGCGCCCGCGTCTTCATCACCTCGGTCAATGCCACCAGCGCCGAGCGCTTGCCGTTTGCCGCATCCGGCCACGCCATCACCGACGCACTGGCGCTGATCGTCAGCTTCTATGGCTTCGTCGAAGCGCTCAGCCGCCGCCGTGGTTTCGATCCCGATCGGCCCCCGTATCTCAAGAAGGTCACGGAGACCATCTGA
- the nagA gene encoding N-acetylglucosamine-6-phosphate deacetylase — translation MPQNKQAFTGARIFDGAEWYDHMALVVADGKVEGLIAADSPTDAIRVPADGAMIVPGFLDLQVNGAGGALLNDTPTLDAIRTICATLAQFGCTASLPTLITDTVPKNEAVIAAGAAAAEQHVPGFLGLHLEGPHLSIARKGAHDPALIRPMDESDLQRLLAAKRALPTLLITVAAETVGPEQISRLAAAGIIVSIGHSDATYDQVAAAVEAGASMATHLFNAQSQIGNREPGLVGAVLDLPGLDAGLIADGIHVHPASIGIALRAKRGPGQIFLVSDAMSITGTDWTEFELTGRTVYRKDGALRLADGTLAGADLAMIDAIRYVYQTIGVPLDEALRMASLYPARAIHAEADRGHLTQGARGDFVVLSDDLKVRSTWIAGEKVYGAA, via the coding sequence ATGCCCCAGAACAAACAAGCCTTCACCGGAGCCCGCATTTTCGATGGCGCCGAATGGTACGACCACATGGCGCTGGTCGTCGCTGACGGCAAGGTCGAGGGGCTGATCGCCGCCGACTCGCCCACCGATGCCATTCGCGTGCCGGCGGACGGCGCGATGATCGTTCCCGGCTTTCTCGACCTGCAGGTCAACGGCGCCGGCGGCGCGCTGCTCAACGACACGCCGACGCTCGATGCCATCCGCACCATCTGCGCGACCCTTGCCCAGTTCGGCTGCACCGCGAGCCTGCCAACCCTGATCACCGACACGGTGCCCAAGAACGAGGCGGTGATTGCCGCCGGCGCTGCCGCTGCCGAGCAGCACGTTCCCGGCTTTCTCGGCCTTCACCTCGAGGGGCCGCATCTGTCCATCGCGCGCAAGGGCGCGCACGATCCGGCGCTGATCCGGCCGATGGACGAGTCCGACCTGCAGCGGCTCCTCGCCGCCAAGCGCGCGCTGCCGACCCTGCTCATCACCGTCGCCGCCGAAACCGTTGGCCCGGAACAGATTTCCCGCCTCGCCGCGGCAGGCATCATCGTCAGCATCGGGCACTCCGACGCGACTTACGACCAGGTCGCCGCCGCCGTCGAGGCCGGCGCCTCGATGGCTACCCACCTGTTCAACGCGCAAAGCCAGATCGGCAACCGTGAACCCGGCCTCGTCGGTGCAGTGCTCGATCTGCCGGGGCTCGATGCCGGCCTTATTGCCGACGGCATCCATGTCCACCCGGCCTCGATCGGCATTGCCCTGCGGGCCAAACGCGGCCCGGGCCAGATCTTCCTCGTTTCCGACGCCATGTCGATCACCGGCACCGACTGGACCGAATTCGAGCTCACCGGCCGCACTGTCTACCGCAAGGATGGCGCCCTGCGGCTCGCCGACGGCACGCTCGCCGGCGCCGACCTCGCGATGATCGACGCCATCCGCTATGTATACCAGACCATCGGCGTGCCGCTCGACGAAGCGCTGCGCATGGCGAGCCTCTACCCCGCCCGCGCCATCCACGCCGAAGCCGACCGCGGCCACCTGACCCAGGGCGCACGCGGCGACTTCGTCGTGCTGAGCGACGATCTGAAAGTGCGCTCGACCTGGATCGCCGGAGAGAAGGTGTACGGCGCGGCTTAG
- a CDS encoding sulfotransferase family protein, with protein MAALSVRDEILLAPIAGLRDFGSDAEKYYRTLAASDDPVLAVGGILGLIERDVLRHTDLPRLRELGRQGAVRRRAFNYFARLGDHILAEEVAALGPDTVEDLEKVSIAARSRNDVSKQRDVEIAKYLAWGEVGMLRSAATLAEFVEGWRGAIPILARATAVRPGEVKSFSALATLLEAAGRYDLLEYLLSQVAGVVELASNAELFRAATHLAKGETETCLFLLKRLEDAGRAQDRAFSIGSTGEQLRAKAYHKLGQFREAHKSYSTMNALDAAAFGSTNFIADCLVRNSQAVPHLTAPNRPNYVMMLGFPRSGTTMLENALAAHPRVETFEEAPTMHAATSYIDRGNKGQTKFEPGSVALYLEGRERYFSSVDRLRQKQGADVYVDKLPIRSLFAPFLKHLIPDQRFIFSVRHPYDVALSCFQQRFGPNPAMANFLNLRDTIRLYDLTMTEWFKVHSLDDRLVHYVRYDDLVTDFETVTRGTLAFLGLDWDPAVLEFAERAGERANRTPSYQKVRQGLSLGVQTYWRNYDFLFTQAEAAPLTKWAKFFGYETF; from the coding sequence ATGGCCGCGCTCTCCGTGCGAGACGAGATACTCCTTGCCCCGATCGCAGGGCTTCGTGACTTCGGCTCGGATGCCGAGAAATACTATAGAACCTTGGCTGCGTCCGATGATCCCGTATTGGCGGTCGGCGGAATCCTAGGGCTGATCGAAAGGGACGTCCTGCGACACACAGACCTGCCGCGTCTTCGTGAGCTTGGCAGACAAGGGGCGGTCCGACGGCGGGCCTTTAACTATTTCGCGCGCTTGGGCGACCACATCCTTGCCGAGGAGGTGGCTGCCCTGGGCCCGGACACCGTCGAGGACTTGGAAAAGGTCAGCATCGCGGCTCGGTCCCGGAACGATGTCAGCAAACAGAGAGATGTCGAGATCGCTAAGTATCTCGCCTGGGGAGAGGTTGGCATGTTGCGCAGTGCCGCAACCTTGGCCGAGTTTGTTGAGGGCTGGAGAGGGGCGATTCCGATCTTGGCGAGAGCCACTGCAGTGCGGCCGGGGGAGGTCAAGTCCTTCTCTGCGCTAGCCACGCTGTTGGAAGCTGCCGGCCGATATGATCTTCTTGAGTATTTGCTGTCGCAAGTCGCAGGCGTCGTCGAACTGGCATCGAATGCTGAATTGTTCCGAGCTGCCACCCATCTCGCCAAGGGAGAGACCGAGACATGCCTTTTCCTGCTAAAGCGGCTTGAGGATGCTGGACGTGCCCAGGACAGAGCCTTCTCCATTGGGTCGACCGGCGAGCAGTTGAGGGCGAAAGCGTATCACAAGCTGGGGCAGTTTCGCGAAGCGCACAAGAGCTACTCTACCATGAACGCGCTCGATGCGGCCGCTTTTGGCTCAACTAATTTCATCGCAGATTGCCTGGTGCGAAACTCTCAGGCCGTCCCCCACCTGACTGCGCCTAATCGACCGAACTATGTGATGATGCTTGGGTTTCCTCGGTCCGGAACGACGATGCTGGAAAACGCCTTAGCCGCGCACCCCCGCGTCGAAACGTTCGAGGAGGCACCAACCATGCACGCGGCGACCAGTTACATTGACAGGGGGAACAAGGGGCAGACCAAGTTCGAGCCCGGGAGCGTTGCACTCTACCTTGAGGGACGTGAGCGTTACTTCTCCTCGGTGGATCGCCTTAGGCAAAAGCAAGGGGCCGACGTCTACGTTGATAAGCTGCCAATCCGCTCCTTGTTCGCTCCCTTCCTGAAGCATCTGATCCCCGATCAACGCTTCATCTTCTCCGTTCGGCACCCGTACGATGTCGCACTCAGCTGTTTTCAGCAACGCTTCGGCCCAAACCCGGCGATGGCGAACTTTCTGAATCTTCGGGACACAATCCGCCTGTACGACCTCACTATGACCGAATGGTTCAAGGTGCACTCGCTGGATGACCGCCTAGTCCACTATGTGCGGTATGACGACCTCGTCACCGACTTCGAGACCGTAACACGCGGCACCCTTGCATTTCTCGGACTGGACTGGGATCCGGCGGTGCTCGAGTTTGCCGAACGAGCGGGGGAGCGAGCCAACCGAACGCCCAGCTACCAGAAGGTGCGGCAGGGATTGTCGCTCGGCGTCCAGACCTACTGGCGCAACTACGACTTCCTGTTCACGCAGGCAGAGGCAGCGCCGCTCACCAAATGGGCCAAGTTCTTCGGTTACGAGACCTTCTAA
- a CDS encoding SDR family oxidoreductase — protein sequence MTDGKVAVVTGATSGIGRATAIGLGKAGYRVAILGRREAELAETARLSGASYSGVCDVTDPAAVHRYFTDLKAKLGRVDVVFNNAGRFAPQASFGDTDIATWQGMVDVNLNGAFYVAREAFRAMRDQTPQGGRIINNGSISAYVPRPGAAAYTATKHAITGLTKAISLDGRAFSIACGQIDIGNTATDMTAKMTTGSLQANGTMEPEPTFDVQHVVDAILYMSGLPLEANVQFMTVMATTMPYIGRG from the coding sequence ATGACAGACGGCAAGGTGGCGGTGGTGACCGGCGCGACCTCGGGAATCGGGCGGGCGACAGCGATCGGGCTGGGGAAAGCCGGGTATCGGGTGGCGATTCTGGGGCGGCGGGAAGCGGAACTGGCGGAGACGGCGCGGCTCAGCGGCGCCAGCTACAGCGGCGTCTGCGACGTTACCGATCCGGCAGCGGTACATCGCTACTTCACCGACCTCAAGGCGAAGCTGGGCCGCGTCGATGTGGTGTTCAACAATGCCGGCCGGTTTGCACCGCAGGCGAGTTTCGGGGACACCGACATAGCGACCTGGCAGGGCATGGTCGACGTCAACCTCAACGGCGCCTTCTATGTGGCGCGCGAGGCGTTCCGGGCGATGCGGGACCAGACGCCGCAAGGCGGCCGGATCATCAACAATGGCTCGATCTCGGCCTACGTGCCGCGGCCGGGCGCCGCGGCCTACACCGCGACCAAGCATGCCATCACCGGGCTCACGAAGGCGATCTCGCTGGACGGGCGCGCGTTCAGCATCGCCTGCGGACAGATCGACATCGGCAACACCGCGACCGACATGACGGCGAAGATGACCACCGGATCGCTGCAGGCCAACGGCACGATGGAACCCGAGCCCACTTTCGACGTGCAGCACGTGGTGGATGCGATTCTCTACATGAGCGGATTGCCGCTCGAAGCGAACGTGCAGTTCATGACGGTGATGGCAACGACGATGCCGTACATCGGCCGGGGATAG
- a CDS encoding tetratricopeptide repeat-containing sulfotransferase family protein has translation MSSSRHTSRNRSQSPTLEDMLRRALELHQAGRGSEAAELYRQILRRDPKHPAANHLFGLAQLQQGEPATAIRHIAVALQAEPANAQYLGNMGVALTSAGRHEEAVEVLRRAVAINPGSAEAYANLGMASRALGRFDDAAEAYRRAAEIRPTEATFQYRLAGALRQAGDHLAAEVAYRRTIELRPQFVDAYRNLGFILIDQHRSEEALALLDAGLANNPNDAGLHLQRARALYALGDIRSAISGFDRALAIRPTYGEAHLQRATVMRHRQRGSAIEAMERLIRSESAPAEDRIFAGFGLGKALADIGDHVDSIAVFVEANRMQRQRLTFSWSREVEFMKATVERFREVDDGRQSAASSGAEPIFIVGLPRSGKTTLEALLASHPLVAGAGELPTMGLLVRRLLQSANGAPLSAIAPERFAELGEAYLRQAGKLVPDGRRVVDTMPSNYYHLGIIRLALPQARIIHCVRPAADHRVAIFEKLLTGAGFEYANDLAELRGYHAAYMQLMADWHERFPGFVHDLDVGALMADRHALAEKVLGTCGLAWDDAVLTAASPEPQLDDWSSDERTANHLAHMAAWRQQYPDLWT, from the coding sequence ATGTCCTCCTCCCGTCACACCTCCCGCAACCGTTCGCAGAGCCCGACACTTGAGGACATGCTGCGGCGCGCCCTGGAACTGCATCAGGCCGGCCGAGGCAGTGAAGCTGCCGAACTTTACCGGCAGATCCTGCGTCGTGACCCAAAGCACCCGGCGGCCAACCATCTGTTTGGTCTTGCGCAGTTGCAGCAGGGCGAGCCGGCCACCGCCATCCGCCACATTGCCGTGGCGCTGCAGGCCGAACCCGCCAACGCCCAGTATCTGGGCAATATGGGTGTGGCGCTGACCAGTGCGGGCCGGCACGAGGAGGCCGTGGAGGTGCTGCGCCGTGCCGTGGCGATCAATCCGGGCTCGGCGGAAGCTTATGCCAATCTTGGCATGGCCAGCCGGGCGCTGGGGCGCTTCGACGACGCTGCCGAGGCATATCGCCGAGCCGCCGAGATACGGCCGACCGAGGCGACATTTCAGTACCGGTTGGCCGGCGCGCTGCGTCAGGCGGGCGATCACCTCGCGGCGGAGGTGGCCTACCGCCGGACGATCGAACTGCGCCCCCAATTTGTCGATGCCTACCGCAATCTCGGGTTCATCCTGATCGACCAGCACCGTTCGGAGGAGGCTCTCGCGCTGCTCGACGCGGGATTGGCCAATAACCCCAACGACGCAGGCCTGCACCTGCAACGAGCGCGCGCGCTTTATGCGCTTGGGGACATTCGGAGCGCGATTTCGGGTTTCGACCGTGCCCTTGCAATAAGGCCGACCTACGGGGAGGCGCATCTGCAGCGCGCCACCGTGATGCGGCATCGGCAGCGTGGCAGCGCCATCGAGGCGATGGAACGCCTGATCCGTTCGGAGAGCGCTCCCGCGGAGGATCGCATCTTCGCTGGCTTCGGACTGGGCAAGGCTTTGGCGGACATCGGAGACCACGTCGACTCGATCGCGGTATTCGTCGAGGCAAATCGGATGCAGCGTCAGCGGCTCACCTTCTCGTGGAGTCGCGAGGTCGAGTTCATGAAGGCGACCGTCGAGCGCTTCCGGGAGGTTGATGACGGGAGGCAAAGCGCCGCGTCCTCCGGGGCGGAGCCGATCTTCATCGTCGGCTTGCCTCGCTCAGGCAAGACCACGCTCGAGGCCCTCCTTGCCTCCCATCCCCTGGTGGCCGGTGCCGGCGAACTTCCGACCATGGGCCTGCTGGTCCGCCGTTTGCTCCAGAGCGCCAATGGCGCTCCGCTATCGGCGATCGCCCCTGAGCGGTTTGCCGAGCTTGGGGAGGCGTACCTCAGACAAGCAGGCAAGCTGGTGCCGGACGGCCGGCGTGTCGTCGATACGATGCCGTCGAACTACTATCATCTCGGGATCATCCGCCTCGCTCTGCCTCAAGCCCGCATCATCCACTGCGTTCGTCCGGCGGCGGATCACCGTGTCGCCATATTCGAGAAGCTCCTCACCGGCGCCGGGTTCGAGTACGCGAACGATCTGGCCGAGCTGCGCGGCTATCATGCGGCTTACATGCAACTGATGGCCGACTGGCACGAACGCTTTCCCGGCTTTGTCCATGATCTCGACGTCGGCGCGCTGATGGCCGACCGGCACGCCCTCGCCGAGAAGGTGCTTGGTACATGTGGTCTTGCCTGGGATGACGCGGTTCTAACTGCTGCGTCGCCTGAACCCCAACTGGATGATTGGTCGAGCGACGAGCGAACTGCGAACCACTTGGCCCACATGGCGGCCTGGCGGCAGCAATACCCCGACCTTTGGACCTGA